The following are encoded together in the Halomonas halophila genome:
- the def gene encoding peptide deformylase yields the protein MAKLPILEFPDERLRTKAAPVETVDDEVRQLVDDMLETMYAAPGIGLAATQVDVHRRVIVIDVSEDQSTPLVLINPEYTPIGEEREPMQEGCLSVPEYYAEVPRALKVRLEALDRDGQPYELEADGLLAHCIQHEYDHLEGVLFVDYLSPLKRDRVMKKMQKRHRLTQPA from the coding sequence ATGGCCAAACTCCCCATTCTCGAATTCCCCGACGAGCGGCTCCGCACCAAGGCGGCCCCGGTCGAGACGGTCGACGACGAGGTGCGCCAGCTGGTCGACGACATGCTCGAGACCATGTACGCCGCACCCGGCATCGGCCTGGCGGCCACCCAGGTGGACGTGCATCGCCGGGTCATCGTGATCGACGTCAGCGAGGACCAGAGCACGCCGCTGGTGCTGATCAACCCCGAGTACACCCCGATCGGCGAGGAGCGCGAGCCGATGCAGGAGGGCTGCCTGTCGGTGCCCGAGTACTACGCCGAGGTGCCGCGGGCGCTGAAGGTCCGGCTCGAGGCGCTGGATCGCGACGGCCAGCCCTACGAGCTCGAGGCCGACGGCCTGCTGGCCCACTGCATCCAGCACGAGTACGACCACCTCGAGGGCGTGCTGTTCGTCGACTATCTCTCGCCGCTCAAGCGCGACCGGGTGATGAAGAAGATGCAGAAGCGCCACCGGCTGACCCAGCCGGCCTGA
- the dprA gene encoding DNA-processing protein DprA: MPTAREWWLLSRLPGLGPAGLAELAARAPAWPEGWLAVMPREAATALRLWLDHPARSPLTASLDADEAWLAEAPDRVLLHPDHPAWPAPLAQIADPPPVLWAWGDLGALAPPRLAMVGTRKPTREGLANAGGFARALAERGWGVVSGMALGIDAAAQQAALDAGGRSVAVLGGGADVIYPARHRALHERLREPGGLLLSEHPPGTKPHPAFFPRRNRIVTGLSRGVLVVEAAERSGSLVSARLAGEQGRELFAVPGSIHNPQARGCLGLLRDGAVLVRDVDDILAELPAWAAPVEATPACPEADAAPAASTGNDDPLLAWLSDTPTPVDALVNLTGLSVADCQRRLLALELEGRAGPAAGGWVRLPAPGGAW, translated from the coding sequence ATGCCGACGGCCAGGGAGTGGTGGCTGCTGTCGCGCCTGCCCGGGCTCGGACCCGCGGGGCTGGCCGAACTCGCCGCCCGGGCCCCGGCCTGGCCCGAGGGCTGGCTGGCGGTGATGCCGCGCGAGGCGGCGACCGCCCTGCGGCTGTGGCTCGACCATCCCGCCAGGAGCCCGCTGACGGCCTCGCTCGATGCCGACGAGGCCTGGCTCGCCGAGGCGCCCGATCGCGTGCTGCTGCATCCCGATCATCCCGCCTGGCCGGCGCCGCTGGCCCAGATCGCCGATCCGCCGCCGGTGCTGTGGGCCTGGGGCGATCTCGGCGCGCTGGCGCCGCCGCGGCTGGCCATGGTCGGCACTCGCAAGCCGACTCGTGAGGGACTCGCCAACGCCGGCGGCTTCGCCCGGGCGTTGGCCGAGCGCGGCTGGGGCGTGGTCAGCGGCATGGCGCTGGGCATCGACGCCGCCGCCCAGCAGGCGGCGCTGGATGCCGGTGGACGCAGCGTGGCGGTGCTGGGCGGTGGGGCGGACGTCATCTACCCGGCCCGCCATCGCGCCCTGCACGAGCGGCTGCGCGAGCCGGGCGGCCTGCTGCTGTCCGAACATCCGCCCGGCACCAAGCCTCATCCCGCCTTCTTCCCGCGCCGCAATCGCATCGTCACCGGGCTGTCTCGCGGCGTGCTGGTGGTGGAAGCCGCCGAGCGCAGCGGCTCGCTGGTCAGCGCCCGGCTGGCCGGCGAGCAGGGCCGCGAGCTGTTCGCCGTGCCGGGCTCGATCCACAATCCCCAGGCGCGCGGCTGCCTGGGGCTGCTGCGCGACGGCGCGGTGCTGGTGCGCGACGTCGACGACATCCTCGCCGAGCTGCCCGCCTGGGCCGCGCCGGTGGAGGCAACGCCCGCGTGTCCCGAGGCGGACGCTGCGCCGGCGGCCTCCACGGGCAACGACGACCCGCTGCTGGCCTGGCTCAGCGACACCCCGACCCCGGTCGATGCCCTGGTGAACCTCACCGGGCTGTCGGTGGCCGACTGCCAGCGCCGGTTGCTGGCCCTCGAGCTGGAGGGGCGCGCCGGCCCCGCCGCCGGCGGCTGGGTGCGCCTGCCGGCCCCCGGGGGAGCGTGGTAG
- a CDS encoding LysM peptidoglycan-binding domain-containing protein: protein MKQIGRSGLVRRWLGTLALGAMAAGVVQAQGLSWNDGLRGDAPDRYTVVRGDTLWDISGRFLQHPWQWPEVWQVNPQIENPHLIYPGDIVTLYDCGGRACLGLERGRGVVRLSPEVRTVPRREAIDPIPLESVRLFTRDHRVITDPETLAELAYVVGGDDRRLISGAGDRFYARGEVPAGGRVGIYRPGKRYLDEATGEVLGLKLESVGEARQLRQEDDIAVLEATRTRQEIRNDDIILPLEDRGLVTEFQPRAPERRVDGRILSVPGGVRFIGRLQMVALDRGTRDGLAPGHVLTVEQRGELVNDPRTGEMLRLPGEDAGLVMVVRPYEKMSYGLVMQASRTLAVGDRLHTPGAGLDTAQR, encoded by the coding sequence ATGAAGCAGATCGGACGCAGCGGGCTCGTGAGGCGCTGGCTGGGGACGCTGGCGCTGGGGGCGATGGCGGCCGGTGTCGTCCAGGCGCAGGGGCTGTCCTGGAATGACGGGCTGCGGGGCGACGCGCCGGATCGCTATACCGTGGTGCGGGGCGATACCCTGTGGGACATCTCCGGGCGCTTCCTGCAGCACCCCTGGCAGTGGCCCGAGGTGTGGCAGGTCAATCCCCAGATCGAGAACCCGCACCTGATCTACCCCGGCGACATCGTCACCCTCTATGACTGCGGCGGCCGGGCCTGCCTGGGGCTGGAGCGCGGCCGGGGCGTGGTGCGCCTGTCGCCCGAGGTGCGCACCGTGCCGCGGCGCGAGGCCATCGACCCGATTCCGCTGGAATCCGTGCGCCTGTTCACCCGTGATCACCGGGTCATCACCGACCCCGAGACGCTCGCCGAGCTGGCCTACGTGGTGGGCGGCGACGATCGGCGGCTGATCAGCGGTGCCGGCGATCGCTTCTATGCCCGCGGCGAGGTGCCGGCCGGCGGTCGCGTCGGCATCTATCGCCCCGGAAAGCGCTATCTCGACGAGGCTACCGGCGAGGTACTGGGCCTCAAGCTCGAGAGTGTGGGCGAGGCCCGCCAGCTGCGCCAGGAAGACGACATCGCGGTGCTCGAGGCCACCAGGACCCGCCAGGAGATCCGCAACGACGACATCATCCTGCCGCTGGAAGACCGTGGTCTGGTCACCGAGTTCCAGCCGCGGGCGCCGGAGCGCCGGGTCGACGGCCGCATCCTGTCGGTGCCCGGCGGCGTGCGCTTCATCGGGCGGCTGCAGATGGTCGCCCTGGACCGCGGTACCCGCGACGGCCTGGCGCCCGGCCATGTGCTGACGGTGGAGCAGCGCGGTGAGCTGGTCAACGACCCGCGCACCGGCGAGATGCTGCGCCTGCCCGGCGAAGACGCCGGCCTGGTGATGGTCGTGCGGCCCTACGAGAAGATGAGCTACGGCCTGGTGATGCAGGCCTCGCGCACCCTGGCGGTGGGCGATCGCCTGCATACCCCGGGCGCAGGCCTGGACACCGCGCAGCGCTAG
- the hemF gene encoding oxygen-dependent coproporphyrinogen oxidase, with translation MAYAHLDPVKTYLLDLQDRLCEALAAEDGQATFREDAWERAEGGGGRSRVIEDGAVFEKGGVNFSHVHGATLPPSATAARPELAGRGFHAVGVSWVLHPTNPHVPTSHGNVRFLIAEKEGEDPVWWFGGGYDLTPFYPVLEDVRHWHRVARDACAPFGDDVYPRFKAWCDDYFYLKHRDETRGVGGLFFDDLNEGGFDDCFAFQRAVGDSFLDAYLPIVRRRRETAYGERERDFQLYRRGRYVEFNLVWDRGTLFGLQSGGRTESILMSMPPLARWEYAWTPEAGSPEADLYDNYLAPRDWLGEQDKENPA, from the coding sequence GTGGCCTACGCCCATCTCGACCCCGTGAAGACCTATCTGCTCGACCTCCAGGACCGGCTGTGCGAGGCGCTGGCCGCCGAGGACGGCCAGGCGACCTTCCGCGAGGACGCCTGGGAGCGCGCCGAGGGCGGCGGCGGCCGCTCGCGGGTGATCGAAGACGGCGCCGTGTTCGAGAAGGGCGGCGTCAACTTTTCCCACGTGCATGGCGCGACCCTGCCGCCCTCGGCCACCGCCGCCCGGCCCGAGCTCGCCGGCCGCGGCTTTCACGCGGTGGGCGTGTCCTGGGTGCTGCATCCGACCAATCCCCACGTGCCCACCAGCCACGGCAACGTGCGCTTCCTGATCGCCGAGAAGGAGGGCGAGGACCCGGTATGGTGGTTCGGCGGCGGCTACGACCTGACGCCCTTCTACCCGGTGCTCGAGGACGTGCGCCACTGGCACCGGGTGGCCCGCGACGCCTGCGCGCCCTTCGGCGACGACGTCTACCCGCGCTTCAAGGCCTGGTGCGACGACTACTTCTACTTGAAGCATCGCGACGAGACCCGCGGCGTCGGCGGGCTGTTCTTCGACGACCTCAACGAGGGCGGCTTCGACGACTGCTTCGCCTTCCAGCGCGCGGTCGGCGACAGTTTCCTCGACGCCTACCTGCCGATCGTGCGGCGCCGCCGCGAGACCGCCTATGGCGAGCGCGAGCGCGACTTCCAGCTCTATCGCCGCGGCCGCTACGTGGAGTTCAACCTGGTGTGGGACCGTGGGACCCTGTTCGGCCTGCAGAGCGGCGGGCGCACTGAATCGATCCTGATGTCGATGCCGCCGCTGGCGCGCTGGGAATATGCCTGGACGCCGGAAGCCGGCAGCCCCGAAGCGGACCTCTACGACAACTACCTGGCGCCCCGGGACTGGCTGGGCGAGCAGGACAAGGAGAACCCGGCATGA
- a CDS encoding L-threonylcarbamoyladenylate synthase, translating to MTLDPSLADAVAALRAGGVIAYPTEAVWGLGCDPDDATALTRLLALKRRDPAKGVILVAADLEQLAPWLEGLDDARRQALAEPRDTPTTWLVPDNGRSLPLVRGEHDRVALRVSDHPLVAALCRAFGGPIVSTSANRAGEPSAMSADEIRAIFGDGQDDELDAVLDGPLGGHDRPSTIRDLVTGRVLRD from the coding sequence ATGACCCTGGATCCTTCCCTCGCCGACGCCGTGGCCGCCCTGCGCGCCGGCGGCGTGATCGCCTATCCCACCGAGGCCGTCTGGGGCCTTGGCTGCGACCCTGACGACGCCACCGCCCTGACCCGGCTGCTCGCGCTCAAGCGCCGAGACCCGGCCAAGGGCGTGATCCTGGTGGCCGCCGACCTCGAGCAGCTGGCGCCCTGGCTGGAAGGGCTCGACGACGCCCGCCGGCAGGCCCTGGCCGAGCCCCGCGACACGCCGACCACCTGGCTGGTGCCGGACAACGGCCGGTCGCTGCCGCTGGTGCGTGGCGAGCACGACCGGGTGGCGCTGCGGGTCAGCGACCACCCGCTGGTCGCCGCCCTGTGCCGCGCCTTCGGCGGCCCCATCGTCTCGACCTCGGCCAACCGCGCCGGCGAGCCCTCGGCGATGAGCGCCGACGAGATCCGTGCGATCTTCGGTGACGGGCAAGATGACGAGCTCGATGCCGTGCTCGACGGCCCACTGGGCGGCCACGACCGCCCCAGCACCATCCGCGACCTGGTCACCGGCCGCGTGCTGCGCGACTGA